The following proteins come from a genomic window of Endomicrobiales bacterium:
- the ribF gene encoding riboflavin biosynthesis protein RibF, translated as MHKPSAVSIGTFDGFHRGHKYLISRLISIARQKKLKSVVIALSKPVRSVSGLLTLAEQKQELISKLCVDEVIFLEVDPSIIQITPDEFVKEFLRKKLNMRYLVVGTNFALGYARHGDINWLKKNLVVFGSKLVAVKPLAYRNMAISSSRIRTLIHNSRVYYAAKLLGRPYVVTGLAYRDRGMGTKIGFPTINIKTHNEIILPQGIFSGFVQLASDIVLRRAVISVGYRPTLMSNGSLCLEAHLVGFSGNWPNKLTKVHFCTHLRSEKKFKSILELKGAIASDIERANKLVEKDIKLFTL; from the coding sequence ATGCATAAACCAAGTGCTGTGTCTATTGGCACATTTGACGGTTTCCATAGAGGGCATAAGTATCTTATAAGCCGTTTAATTTCTATAGCTCGCCAAAAAAAACTCAAAAGCGTTGTAATTGCTCTTAGCAAACCTGTAAGGTCGGTAAGCGGTTTACTTACACTTGCGGAGCAAAAACAAGAGCTTATTTCAAAGCTTTGCGTTGATGAGGTTATTTTTTTAGAGGTAGACCCAAGTATTATACAAATAACTCCGGATGAGTTTGTAAAAGAATTCTTAAGAAAAAAACTTAATATGCGTTACCTTGTTGTTGGCACCAACTTTGCACTTGGTTATGCGCGGCACGGAGATATAAACTGGCTTAAAAAAAATCTTGTAGTGTTTGGCTCAAAGCTGGTTGCCGTTAAACCGCTTGCATACAGGAATATGGCAATATCGTCTTCAAGAATACGCACTCTTATACACAATAGTCGTGTTTACTATGCCGCAAAACTACTTGGCAGGCCTTATGTTGTGACTGGTCTTGCATATAGAGACAGAGGGATGGGAACTAAGATAGGTTTTCCTACTATTAACATCAAAACGCACAATGAAATAATATTGCCACAAGGTATATTTAGTGGTTTTGTGCAACTTGCATCCGATATTGTACTGCGCAGAGCTGTGATTAGCGTGGGATACAGGCCAACTTTAATGTCAAATGGGTCTTTGTGTCTTGAGGCGCATCTGGTAGGTTTTAGCGGAAATTGGCCAAACAAGTTAACAAAAGTACATTTTTGCACTCATTTACGCTCTGAAAAAAAATTTAAAAGTATTTTGGAGTTAAAAGGTGCGATAGCCTCAGATATTGAGCGTGCCAATAAACTTGTAGAAAAAGATATAAAATTATTTACATTATGA
- the rbfA gene encoding 30S ribosome-binding factor RbfA, with translation MLAYKRSTRVAELILQELSKIILEFNKPGLGFVTVTGVKLTDDLLDARVFYSVIGTPEVVESSKIILQKSIGHLRHELASRVNLRRTPTLFFQYDDTSQKAQKIFELLHKIEQEKIEPKKTRRKTTKKKNA, from the coding sequence ATGCTGGCATATAAGCGTTCAACTAGAGTGGCTGAACTGATTTTACAAGAACTTTCTAAAATTATTTTGGAGTTTAATAAACCTGGACTTGGTTTTGTAACTGTTACTGGTGTAAAATTGACCGATGATTTATTAGATGCTCGTGTATTTTACTCAGTAATAGGAACGCCTGAGGTTGTTGAAAGTTCTAAAATAATACTTCAGAAATCCATAGGCCATTTGCGCCACGAATTGGCCAGCAGAGTAAATCTGCGCAGAACACCAACACTTTTTTTTCAGTACGATGACACTTCACAAAAAGCTCAAAAGATATTTGAATTGCTTCATAAAATTGAGCAGGAAAAAATAGAACCAAAAAAAACCCGCCGAAAAACAACCAAGAAAAAAAATGCTTGA
- the truB gene encoding tRNA pseudouridine(55) synthase TruB, producing the protein MFPESGLLNINKPKGITSFAVVHRVKKVIGVKKVGHCGTLDPMAQGVLLVVFGKATKLQDKLMRCEKTYLAKILFGTTTDTDDITGTIIEQKPFEPFGVSEVNMALSTFVGELAQIPPMFSAIKVQGKKLYQLARAGISIERKERLVTVNSIETIECDGKSVLCTIKCSSGTYVRSIARDLGQKLGCGATLEFLRRESSGVFSYADSIDMQEINKDNIENLMQKVISIETLMSLTNA; encoded by the coding sequence ATGTTTCCTGAAAGCGGCCTTTTAAACATTAATAAACCCAAAGGCATAACATCTTTTGCAGTTGTTCATCGTGTAAAAAAAGTAATTGGCGTAAAAAAAGTGGGGCACTGCGGCACATTAGACCCAATGGCGCAAGGTGTTCTTTTGGTAGTATTTGGAAAAGCAACAAAACTGCAAGACAAACTGATGCGGTGCGAAAAAACATACCTTGCTAAAATTCTCTTCGGTACAACTACAGACACAGACGATATTACAGGAACTATTATTGAACAAAAACCCTTTGAACCTTTTGGTGTTTCAGAGGTAAATATGGCACTTTCTACATTTGTAGGTGAGCTTGCTCAAATACCACCAATGTTTAGTGCAATTAAAGTGCAAGGCAAAAAACTTTATCAGCTGGCGCGTGCCGGTATAAGTATTGAGCGAAAAGAGCGGTTAGTAACTGTAAATAGTATTGAAACAATAGAGTGTGATGGCAAAAGTGTGCTATGCACAATAAAATGTTCAAGTGGAACTTATGTAAGAAGCATAGCACGAGACCTTGGGCAAAAGCTTGGTTGTGGGGCAACATTAGAGTTTTTACGCAGAGAAAGCTCAGGAGTTTTTAGTTATGCAGACTCCATTGATATGCAAGAAATAAATAAAGACAATATAGAAAATCTTATGCAAAAAGTAATTTCAATAGAAACTTTAATGAGTTTAACAAATGCATAA